Below is a genomic region from Acidobacteriota bacterium.
GGCCATGTAGCTTACCTTCGCCGATCCAGCTCCGCGAAGCGACAAATAAACTCGCGGATGGAAATCTCGAAACCCGTGTCATTCCCAGCCTCGGACGTCGGCGTGACGAGATCGGCGATCTGGCGCGCGACTTCGACGTAATGGCCGAACGTATTGATCGCTAATCACGACACAGCAGCGTCTCAACAGCGAC
It encodes:
- a CDS encoding HAMP domain-containing protein, which codes for MLCRCWPCSLPSPIQLREATNKLADGNLETRVIPSLGRRRDEIGDLARDFDVMAERIDR